In Acidisarcina polymorpha, the DNA window GGAGTCTGGCTGTCTTGTCCGAGAGGTGGAAGGCTATAGTCGTCTGGCATCTCCTGTCCGGTCGCAAACGCTACTCTGACCTGCTAAATCTCGCTGCGGTCGTACCGGAGCATATTCTCACACAAGTTTTACGTCCATTGGCCATCGACGGCGGTATTCAAAAGACAGATGCGCACTAAAAGCTAACGGATCTTGGCTCAGGGCTCATCCTGGCAATGGTTGGCAAGTTTCCGTTTTATTACATTGCCGGCTTCAGCTAGCCTCCCGCAACTCTGTTCCACTATCAAGGTTCTGCTTGCCAGAGCTACCGACAATGTATGGTCCGCCGCAGGACTGCAAGGGAACAGCTTCGGAGCGATAGACAAGTCTGCGGCAATGTATTCGGCCTTCGAGTGGAGACCTTCTCTCCTGGCCACGATGAGTTCCGCTGCGTGCCTGTCCTTACAAGTCGGTCGGTCGTTTGAAGTCCATTATCGGTATCAGGTTGAAGGCACGCCGTTGTGACTGTTCTTTCGTCGTTGCTGTTCCTGTGCAGACTTCGGTGGGTAAGCTTAAATCTGTTGATGTGGCGCTGTTAGTGGTGGCATAAGTTCAGGCCGCGCGGCACTTGCATATGGGCAGGTCGAAACCACCTCAGCCAGTCATTCCGCACGGAGGACTGTACGGCAAGCGGTCGAGAGAAGAAGCGATCGAACAATGCCGCCCAATGGCGTTATGTATATGACTCATCTCGCTATGCGGCTGAATTGCACGCGCTTCACTCTGAATCGTTGAGAGACGGTTCGTCCCTGTCTTCGGACCGTCGGTTTTCCGCCACCGACCTCAGCGGGCCCTTCCAAACCCCCACCCTGCAAGCGTCCGCTTCGCGGCTAAAACTTGGAGACCTGCGCAAATGGACTCCACCCCGACTGCGCGGCGACAATGGGCTTCCCCAATCATCGCGACTGAGCCGAGCCTCGGAGAGGCCTCCAGCGGGGAAGATGCGATTACAATACCGTGAGCTGCAGCCCTTACATCGTGCACATGGATCTTCTGTTGCCCTGCTATTGCCATGGGTCCTGGAGAGGACAATCGTTATACTGATCTCATTAGGAGTCGAACGGAGAATCTACTTTGGCGCTGGACGAGAGTGGCTGCAACATACATGACTTGAGTTTGCTGGACGCGGCAGCGGTACTCTTATTGAATAACAGGAATGCCAAAGAAACATCTGCTCTCGATCCCGCTGGTCTTACAAGACTGCTCAACATGGCTTTCTATGTGCGAGGCCTAGACCTTGGTGCAACGGCGTTCTTGATTGCGCTCGATCACAATGCTGCATACGTAAATCCAAACTTCTTATGGTTCAAGGCGTCTCTGACATCGTTTGTCTATATTGATCGCATCGTCGTCTCAAGTTTGGCTCGTGGATCTGGAATTGGTAGAGTTCTCTACGCGGATCTTTTTGCAGCCGCGAAACGATCCGGTCATGATCGCGTGGTCTGTGAGGTCAATGTCGAACCTCCGAACCTCGCATCGGAGGCTTTTCATCTCGCAATGGGCTTCGAGGAGATCGGCCAGGCCACGATTCACGACGGCACGAAAGTCGTGCGCTACTTCAAGAAGACCTTGGTCTAGGTTGGGCGGTGCGCGTGCAAATTAGGCGGCATGAGACAGGTCCATACATATGCTCCCTTTACCTCTCTAAGACGACCGGCCATCATGAAGTCATGGGCAAGATAAAGCCATCGCCAAGCCATTCTCGGTGCCGGTTTGAAGGCTTTTCACAGCAATGGCTACAACGCCAAGAAAGTACAGGACGTTGTGCTCTTGGCCGGTGTGACAAAGGATCGTTTTACAACCACTTTGCCAGCAAGAGACGCCCGGCAATCACCGCGTAACCCCAAAGATACGGATGCCTCTGTCGAATCGATTCAATGTCAGCCGGACACAATTGTGAAAAACAGGCCCAAGGTTCAAAAGTGAACGTCGCTCCACTCCACCATTCCGCTATCTTACATCGGTAAAGGTCGTTCTATACGTTTGGAAACACCGTCAGCTCGGACCGACCAACAGCAACCCGTCGAATCCCTATGCATTGAGCGGCATGACCAAATGAAGCTTCGAGATGAGGACAAGCCGGATGCTGACACACGGAACAGCTAACGAACAACTCAATTCCACTCCTCACATTGGGCATCGTTTCGAGACTACTCTGCTGACGATCAATCGTTTTCCCGCGCACCCCTATGAAGTGAACTTCAAGGCCGATCGGGATGTAGTTGCGATTGCTTCTGGCATATCAATCGGCCTGAAAGCTTATGACACCGATCGCAGAACTCGCTTACATGTACTGCCTGGAAGGGCAGATTTTCATCCAGTTGGTTCAGAGACCTACGTGCGAGCAGAGGAAACCAGCGGTTTAGTGGTATTTTCATTCGATCCGTCTCTCCGGCAAGAACTTCTTGCGGACGTAGCTGCAACACAGAGGGATTGCACCGTTGAGACGGTTGAGGACATTGTGTCGCACTATGCTAGCGCTGTTGCGCCTGTAATCAGCTCGCTTTTGGAAACAGGCCTCCGCAATGGATCGATTCAGGGAGAAACTCTGGCAGTTAATTTCTTCGACGCTGTCTTGCGCCGCGCCCTGAACGTCCACGGCAATCCGCGCCGCCCCGGACTAGACTCCAGACGCCTTCGAAGGGTGCTGGAGTATCTTGAAGAGAATTTGCATCGAGATATTTCTTTGAGGCAGCTTTCCAGTGTCGCATCGTTGCAACTAAACCACTTCATTCGTGCTTTCAAACAGGCCACCGGCATCGCCCCGCATCAGTATCTGCTGACGAGGCGTATCGAGCGTGCAAAGGATCTATTGCGCTCGACGGATCTGTGCATAGCCGAGATCTCCTATTTGCTGACGTTTTCCTCGCAAGCGCACTTCAGCAACGTCTTCAAAACCCTAACGAACATCACTCCTTTGGCGTACCAAAACCGAACGGTGATGATGCTGCAGGCCCAGCAAAGCAATACGGTCGGGTGATCTCTGCCCATTCCGTGTTGCGCGTTGAGGGTCTTGCCATCGCGAACGCCGTCTGCCGCCGGAGGATCTGGACTGCAGACGGTTCGCTGCCCTGCAACAGACCCGACCTTCCTGCCTTGAACGGAGTGGTATGTGCCAAAGATTGCTAATTTTCTGAAATACAAAATGGGAGCGATTGCGAGACGCTTGACTAGTTGAGCAGGGGCCGGGCGGCGGACGGATACGCTCCATCCGCTGTCCTACCAAAAGAATTTTGGTAGGTCGTGGCAGTCGTTCACCGGGTTCCTCTTGTGGAGACAGCCACCACAGAACGATCGCAGACAAAAGCGCCCACACTCCTCAGCGCACTGAAAAGAATTTGATGAGTTGTAAAGGAGATTAGCATGTCATCGCAAGGGCTTGAACAAACGGATACCGGTTTTTCGATCTACACGATTGAGAACGCACCCTCAGAAACGAAGCCGCTGCTTGAGGGCATCAAGAAAACATACGGGGGCTTTCTGCCAAACCTGATTGCCGTTTTAGGTGGCAGTGCACCATTACTTGCAGCCAACGTAGCTCTGTTTGAACAGGTTGAGAAGATCTCGCTTTCAGCCATCGAACAGCAGGTCGTCGAACTAGCAATCAGCAACCAAAATAATTGTGAGTACTGTGTTGCCGGCCACGTCTTTCTTTCGCGAAAGCTCCCGCAAGAACCTCTGATCGCGGCGCGCTCCGGTAAGTCTATCGCTGAGCCGAAGCTGGAGTCATTGCGGTCATTTGCGGTCGAGATGGTCCGCACCGCTGGTTCACCAGCAGCGGATGTGCGCGACAGCTTCTTCGCTCATTACAGTCGCCAACAGGCTTTGGAAGTGATCCTCCTCCTGACGCTTAAGACCCTTCACAACTACACGAACAACCTTGCAGAGACTCCGATTGACGAAATTTACAAGTAAGCGCTAAGCCTCGTCGGGATTAGCAAGCAACCATCAGCTCGCTCTCGTGAAGATGTCATGGCACAGATTGCATTGACGCCTTGTGCGATAAAACTTCATACCCCACACAACCCGAAAGGAATGATCCTCATGACACGTTTCCATAAACTGATAAGCACCGCATCCTTACTACTAGCCGCAACTCTCACCTCAGCACATGCTCAAGACGCCACACCTCTCCAAACAGGCGTTTTTCACGGTCAGGTCCACGCGACCAGCGGACGCGCATCGGTCTACAAGGGGACGGACGGTAAGTTGACCCTACGGCTCACGAACTTTAAGACTTCGAATGGGCCTGATGTGCATGTGCTGCTCATCGCGGCCGATGATGCGCAAGACAATGACAATTTCCTGAAAGGTAACGTCGAGCGTATCGAACTCGGCAAGCTCAAAGGTAACGAAGGCGACCAGAACTACGACATCCCTGCCGGAACTGACCTCGCGAAGTTTCATCGCATTGCGATCTATTGCGTGCGCTTCAATGCGAACTTCGGCACAGCGCCTCTTGAAAAATAAGAGATCGTCGGCAAGGACTGCTGTTAGAGGCTATGGCCGGTCACGCAGCCCTTTGTGACCGGGTTCTTCTTCACCCGCAATTGTGCATTAGGTAAATCAAATGGTTGGCTTTCTACGCAAGCACAAAGCGCTCTCTGGAATGGTATCCGCGATCATCTTGACCGCGCTATGGTATCTCTTCCGTCCCGAGAAGCTGTTCATCAATGAGCGCGTGAACGAAGCAGCTCCGGTTGCCGCAGTTGGCCAAGCACACCCAATCTACACCGGCCGACTCCATGGAGAATTGCATGAAGTCAGTGGGCGCGCCACGATCTTACGTCAAACCGACGGAACACTGATTCTGAGGTTAAGCGATTTTCATACAACGATTGATCCGGACCTACATGTAGTCCTTGCCCTTGCCGACGATCCGGCTCTAAAAAGCACCTCGCCAGGGAAGGGTTTAGCCTCGGTTGACGTGGGTGCCCTGAAAGGCAACGTAGACGATCAGAGCTATAGTATTCCCGCAAATACAGACCCCGCGCGGTACAACACCGTCGCCATTTACAGCGAACGATCACAGGCAGTGTTTGGAGCGGCAAGCTTGCAGCCGTTTTGAACTAGGTCGTGCTTACGTCAGTTTCCGGTGGAAGCAGGCTTAGCGATTGTTCCAACGAGAAGCCGGCCACCGCGCATACATAAAGAGAGATCGAAGGAGAAGAGAGATGAATGTCAACGATAAGACGCTACTCAAGGTTCCGGGTCTCAACCCTGAAGCGATCCGCGATTTCTTTCACAAAGCGGTTCCGCTTCGCACGATTGTGGTCATGTGCCCAGATCCGCGCGCAACCAGTATTCCAGAGGCGATTGCGAAGGAGTTCGGCCAGACATGGCCTGGCGAAGTAGTCCATGACGACAAAGGGGCAGCAGTAGGATCGACCACGAACATCCTGTTGAATGTCACAACCGGTGCACGTGCAGTTGACGCGCTGCGTTCGATCACCTCACTCAACTATCTGATCGGTGTCGAGAATGTCGTCCTTGTGCAGCACACGTTCTGCGGCACGACAGGGTGGACACCTGATGTGCTGATCGAGACCTACAAGCGCGAATTCGGGGCCGACATCTCTCGCCAGCACGTACTTGAAGACATCAGCATCCTGGACTTCGAGCAAACGCTTCGTTACGACGCCGCGCTCATCCGTAACTCCCCCGGCACGCCGAAGACCATAAACATCTTCGGCTATATCTTCGACATCGACACCAAAGAACTCAGCAAAGTCCTAGAGGATCGCGGCATCCCGATAAGATCGGCGGCGTCCCTCTCTGGGCAAGCCGCATGATACGTCAATACGCCTCGTGTCGTTAGTAAATGAGCTTCACTCGTTGTTCACAGCAGTTCTAACCCCTGCCGGTGAAGGTCGTTTCGGCCTGCCGACGATTCAGGAAGGAAATTATGCAAGAGTCATCAGCAGAAACGATCTCATCAGGCTTTGGGAAACCATTGGTACTCAACATCGAGGGGAGGCTACCGGCAGTCGGCACCGCAATCCTTCGATATGGAACCGTCTTCTTGCTGCTCCTTTGGGGATCGGCGAAGTGGACTCCTGATGAGGCCGCGGCGATTCAGCCGTGGATGTCGCATAGCCCATTGACCTCTTGGCTCTACCTTCTATTCAGTGTGCAGAGAGGAGCCATCGCCGTCGGCGTTGTGGAGATAACGATCGCAGTAATGATTGCGACCCGCCATTTTTTACCAAGAGTTTCTGCGCTGGGCAGCTTGATCTCCGTCTTCATGTTTCTTACTACGCTCAGCTTCCTCGTCACCACTCCACACCTCGACGCCGGCTCGCAAGGCTTCCTTATGAAAGATCTTATGTTTCTTGGCGCAGCAGTGTATACGGCAGGCGAAGCCTTCCAAGCGAGCCGTTCGCGGAGTCGCTGACGCAGGACGTATTCGATACCCGTTGCATTTCTCGGGCCCAGTGGCTTGGCTGCCGAATTCCTGCCGCAAGCGCGTATGAGTCCTCTAACCAAACCGCAAGATTATTGGAGAGTTTACATGTTTGAAACAACCGGGTACGCCCTTGAGAGCGCCACTGCGCCGCTTACGCCTCTCACCTTTAACCGTCGCGACCCTCGACCCGTAGATGTGGCCATGAAAATACTCTTCTGCGGAGTCTGTCATGCTGATGTCGGTCTTGCACATGGCGAGTGGGGTTTCGGCAATTATCCGTGCGTACCCGGTCACGAGATCGTCGGGCGAGTCACCGCCGTGGGCTCGAAAGTGTCGAAATATAAGGTAGGCGATCTGGTGGGCGTCGGCCCGCTGGTTGATAGCTGTCGCACCTGTGCTGCGTGCAAGGAAGGCCACGAGCAGCTTTGCGACACGGGCTTCACGCCAACGTACATGGGGCCAGATAAGGATTTCGGTCATACCTATGGCGGGTATTCGCACGACATCGTAGTGGATGAGAACTATGTGGTGCGCGTTCCGGGAACGATCAACGCCGCTGCCGCTGCTCCTTTGCTTTGCGCCGGCATCACTTCATACTCACCCTTGAAGCGCGCGAATGTTGGTCCTGGGATGACTGTCGGCGTGATCGGCATCGGCGGAGTCGGGCACATGGCCATCAAGTTTGCGAAGGCGATGGGAGCCAAAGTTGTAGCGCTAACGACCTCTGCTGGCAAGGCCGACGACGCGCGACGCCTCGGTGCCGATGACGTGCTCGTCACTACAGATGCCGATGCGATGACCAAGTCCAAGGAGCGTTTCGACGTCATCCTCGACACTGTAGCCGTATCACACAACCTGAACGGCTACCTTGGTCTAGTGAAGCGCGAAGGTGAACTCTGCTTGCTCGGTACGCCCCCGGAATTGACGGCTGCCGCGCTGGCATTGATATTCCGGAGCAAACGGCTCACCGGTTCCTTCTTCGGAGGCATCGCCGAGACGCAGGAGATGCTCGACTTCAGCGCCAAGCACGGCATCGCCGCCGACATCGAAATCGTGAGGCTGGATCAGATCAACGAGGCATGGAAGCGCATGATCGCCGCGGATGTCAGGTACCGCTTCGTGATCGAAATGGCACTGACCCAACCGGCTTAATCCCAACCGTTGTCGATGCCGCTGGGCTCGGACCTCCGGATTCCAGTAATCGCGGGTACGGGCCCGGAGGCCGATGGGGATAGGTGGTGCTGCC includes these proteins:
- a CDS encoding GNAT family N-acetyltransferase, whose product is MALDESGCNIHDLSLLDAAAVLLLNNRNAKETSALDPAGLTRLLNMAFYVRGLDLGATAFLIALDHNAAYVNPNFLWFKASLTSFVYIDRIVVSSLARGSGIGRVLYADLFAAAKRSGHDRVVCEVNVEPPNLASEAFHLAMGFEEIGQATIHDGTKVVRYFKKTLV
- a CDS encoding AraC family transcriptional regulator produces the protein MLTHGTANEQLNSTPHIGHRFETTLLTINRFPAHPYEVNFKADRDVVAIASGISIGLKAYDTDRRTRLHVLPGRADFHPVGSETYVRAEETSGLVVFSFDPSLRQELLADVAATQRDCTVETVEDIVSHYASAVAPVISSLLETGLRNGSIQGETLAVNFFDAVLRRALNVHGNPRRPGLDSRRLRRVLEYLEENLHRDISLRQLSSVASLQLNHFIRAFKQATGIAPHQYLLTRRIERAKDLLRSTDLCIAEISYLLTFSSQAHFSNVFKTLTNITPLAYQNRTVMMLQAQQSNTVG
- a CDS encoding carboxymuconolactone decarboxylase family protein yields the protein MSSQGLEQTDTGFSIYTIENAPSETKPLLEGIKKTYGGFLPNLIAVLGGSAPLLAANVALFEQVEKISLSAIEQQVVELAISNQNNCEYCVAGHVFLSRKLPQEPLIAARSGKSIAEPKLESLRSFAVEMVRTAGSPAADVRDSFFAHYSRQQALEVILLLTLKTLHNYTNNLAETPIDEIYK
- a CDS encoding DM13 domain-containing protein, with protein sequence MAQIALTPCAIKLHTPHNPKGMILMTRFHKLISTASLLLAATLTSAHAQDATPLQTGVFHGQVHATSGRASVYKGTDGKLTLRLTNFKTSNGPDVHVLLIAADDAQDNDNFLKGNVERIELGKLKGNEGDQNYDIPAGTDLAKFHRIAIYCVRFNANFGTAPLEK
- a CDS encoding carbonic anhydrase, encoding MNVNDKTLLKVPGLNPEAIRDFFHKAVPLRTIVVMCPDPRATSIPEAIAKEFGQTWPGEVVHDDKGAAVGSTTNILLNVTTGARAVDALRSITSLNYLIGVENVVLVQHTFCGTTGWTPDVLIETYKREFGADISRQHVLEDISILDFEQTLRYDAALIRNSPGTPKTINIFGYIFDIDTKELSKVLEDRGIPIRSAASLSGQAA
- a CDS encoding NAD(P)-dependent alcohol dehydrogenase, which gives rise to MFETTGYALESATAPLTPLTFNRRDPRPVDVAMKILFCGVCHADVGLAHGEWGFGNYPCVPGHEIVGRVTAVGSKVSKYKVGDLVGVGPLVDSCRTCAACKEGHEQLCDTGFTPTYMGPDKDFGHTYGGYSHDIVVDENYVVRVPGTINAAAAAPLLCAGITSYSPLKRANVGPGMTVGVIGIGGVGHMAIKFAKAMGAKVVALTTSAGKADDARRLGADDVLVTTDADAMTKSKERFDVILDTVAVSHNLNGYLGLVKREGELCLLGTPPELTAAALALIFRSKRLTGSFFGGIAETQEMLDFSAKHGIAADIEIVRLDQINEAWKRMIAADVRYRFVIEMALTQPA
- a CDS encoding DUF417 family protein, which gives rise to MQESSAETISSGFGKPLVLNIEGRLPAVGTAILRYGTVFLLLLWGSAKWTPDEAAAIQPWMSHSPLTSWLYLLFSVQRGAIAVGVVEITIAVMIATRHFLPRVSALGSLISVFMFLTTLSFLVTTPHLDAGSQGFLMKDLMFLGAAVYTAGEAFQASRSRSR
- a CDS encoding DM13 domain-containing protein — protein: MVGFLRKHKALSGMVSAIILTALWYLFRPEKLFINERVNEAAPVAAVGQAHPIYTGRLHGELHEVSGRATILRQTDGTLILRLSDFHTTIDPDLHVVLALADDPALKSTSPGKGLASVDVGALKGNVDDQSYSIPANTDPARYNTVAIYSERSQAVFGAASLQPF
- a CDS encoding winged helix-turn-helix transcriptional regulator; the encoded protein is MPIAPKKSRCCPIARSLAVLSERWKAIVVWHLLSGRKRYSDLLNLAAVVPEHILTQVLRPLAIDGGIQKTDAH